In one Silene latifolia isolate original U9 population chromosome 10, ASM4854445v1, whole genome shotgun sequence genomic region, the following are encoded:
- the LOC141608902 gene encoding protein neprosin-like, which translates to MYQFVDSAFCVDGGCTEFVPQSSELKFGDVLTPSKLGDDTQIFLEIHIAQDGTSGDWYLNANSKRIGYWQGGNTKFTSLKEGATTIRIGGEVYTPRGWDTSPSMGTGILKGGMKPRTCFVEGIKINADDNGIGGYIPQNPEVIETRCFFVTDAGSTQWFTDYGFFFGGKGGKDEDFCVYNGNRS; encoded by the exons ATGTATCAATTT GTGGATAGTGCATTTTGCGTGGATGGTGGCTGTACAGAATTCGTCCCTCAAAGTTCCGAGCTTAAGTTTGGTGATGTTTTGACTCCATCCAAACTCGGCGATGATACTCAAATCTTTCTGGAGATACATATAGCTCAG GACGGAACATCTGGAGATTGGTATCTAAATGCAAACTCTAAGAGAATTGGATACTGGCAAGGGGGAAATACAAAATTCACAAGCTTAAAAGAGGGTGCCACAACAATTCGCATTGGTGGTGAAGTGTACACTCCAAGAGGGTGGGACACTAGTCCTTCGATGGGAACAGGCATATTGAAAGGCGGAATGAAACCCCGAACCTGTTTTGTTGAAGGTATAAAAATCAATGCAGATGATAATGGGATAGGTGGGTATATACCTCAAAATCCCGAAGTAATCGAGACCCGATGTTTTTTTGTTACCGATGCTGGAAGCACACAATGGTTCACAGATTACGGTTTTTTCTTCGGAGGTAAAGGTGGTAAAGATGAGGATTTTTGTGTCTACAATGGCAATAGGTCTTAA